CCGGCGACAGGATGTCCTCGTTGGGCCCGATCAGCTCGATCAGTTCGGAGGTGTAGCGCCGGGTCAGGCCTTCGAGCTCGTGCGGGCTGAGGGTCTCGGGGTCCACGTCCACCCCGCCCTTGGCGCCGCCCAGCGGCAGGTCGGCCACTGCCGCCTTGAGGGTCATGATGGCGGCTAGCACCTCGCACTCGTGGCGTGAGAGCCCCTCGCGGAAGCGCACCCCGCCCAGGCTGGGGCCACGGGCGTTGGAGTGCACGGCGCGGTAGCCCTGAAAGACCCGCACATGGCCGTCGTCCATCTTGACCGGCAGGTTGACCTTGACACTGCGGCGGGGATATTTGAAGTAAGCGAGGGTCTGGTCGGTGACCTCGCAGTAAGGCAGGGCTTCTTGAAGCTGTTCCATCAGCCCTTGCCAGTTGAGTCCTGAAACCCGCATCTGGGCCTCCTTGAGAAAAGTAAAGTTATGGCATGCCGCCTGACCGTCTCCCGGCCGGCCCCGGCAGCAGGGAGGGTCCCTGACCCCGCCATCAGCAGGGCAGCGCAGTGAGAAACGAATTCATAGTGACGCTAAGAGCATACACGCTCACCCGCCGCTTGTGGGCCGGTGAGCTGTGCTTGCCTGCGCAAGTTTATTTTCTCGCTGCCGCCTGTATTTTCTTGCCTCAGCTGTACGGAGAAAATGTGTACGGCAAGGCAGAAAATAAGACCGTCTTAGAGCATCTATACAGGATTTTATGCATTTCCTGGAGCCGCCAGGCGCGCGCTGGCTCGCTCTCAGGCCGGCGCGAGGCGGTCCAGCAGCGCTTCAAGTTCCTGTCGGGCGGGCGTGGCCGGCAGTTGCAGCAGGGCCGAGCGGGCCAGTTCCAGCCGCCGGGTCACTTCCTGCCAGCCCTGGCAGTCGGTGCCGTACTCGCGGCACAGCGCCTGCACACGCGGCAGGTCGCCGCTCTGATCGGCGCGGCGCAGCAAAATCGCGCGTACCTCCTCGGCGGCGGGGGTGTCCAGCAGCCGCAGCACCGGCAGGGTGGCTTTACCCTCGCGCAGGTCGCTGCCGACCGGTTTGCCCAGGTCTTCCTCGCGGCCCAGCAGGTCCAGCAGGTCGTCGCGGACCTGAAACGCCATGCCCAGCTCGCGGCCGTACTGCCGTAGCGCTGCTTCCTGCTCGGCGGGGGCGTCCAGCAGCATGGCCGGTGCAGCGGCGGCCAGCTCCAGCAGCGCGGCCGTCTTGCCGTAGATGATTCGCTCGTATTGCTCGTCGGAGGGGTTGCCATAGGCGGCCACCTGGAACTGCAGCACCTCGCCCTCACAGATCACGCTGGCGACCTCGCCAAAGGCGCGAATCAGCCGCGGGCTGCCGGGCAGTTCGGCCAGCAGCATCAGCAGCCGCGCCAGCATAAAGTCGCCGCTCATCACGCTGACCACGTTGCCGTAGCGCCGGAAAGCCGCTTCCTTGCCGCGGCGGGTGTCGGCGTCGTCGATCAGGTCGTCGTGCAGCAGCGAAGCCGAGTGCAGCAGCTCAACGCAGACGGCCAGCGCCAGGCTCTGCGGATTCTCGTGCGGGCCGCCCAGGGCCTCGGCGCTGAGCAGCGTGACCAGCGGGCGCAGGCGCTTGCCCCCGGCGGTGACCAGGTCTTCACCGATCAGTTCGATAAATTCCACTTCGGAACGCAGCACTTCGCGCAGCCGCTGCTCGAAAGCAGGCGGCAGGCCAGCGGCAAACGCGGCCGCGGACGCAGCGGGCCGGGGGGAGACGGAAGGCTGGTTCATGCCCGGCCAGTATAGGAAATGAGCAGCGCGGCAAAGCGGGATTCTGGCCCCTTTTGGCCGGCCCGGGGGCCTCCAGGCCTTGAACAACCGCTGGGAGTTGGCCGGGTGGGCAAAAGATCCCTGCGCCAGCGGCGCCCGGACATGCTAAAAAGGAGGCATATGGAAAGCGTCGTCGCACTGTTTCAAACTCCCCAGCAGGCCGCCCGGGCCCTGCAGGTTCTCGAGTCGCGCGGCTTTGACCGTGACCGCCTGGGCTTTGCCTGCACCGACGTGGTGGCCCAGAGCGAGATGGCCGACGCGACCGGCGTCAGCCCCGAAGAGGGCGCTCCGGCCGGCTCCGGCGGCGTCATCAAGGGCGCAATTCTGGGCGCTCTGGGCGGTCTCGCCCTGACGGTACCGGTCTGGATTCTGCTGGCCCTGATTCCCGCCGCCCAGGTGTATGTGGACGGCGGCATGTACGCCTCGCTGTTCGGATTGATCGGTGGCGTGACTCTGGGTGGCCTGTTCGGGGCGCTGTCGGGTTCGGACAACGGCGATTACGTGCGTCTGCTGCGCGGCTTCGGAATGCCGATGCCGGACGCCGAGCGCGTCTATGGCCGCATGCAGGAGGGTGACGTTTTGGTGATTGCCCGTGACGCCGATCAGAGCCGCACCAGCGAAGCGTCCAACCTGCTGCGTCAGCTGGGTGCTCGCTCGCTGGACAGCATGGACACTGCCGGACAGGCCGTCAACGAAGAGGTGCCGCTGCGCAGCGAGGGCCGCGGCGCCCGCGCCGAGCGGCAGGCCAATGAAGGCATCGGCGCCGTGGGTTCTACCCCCGACGAAGCTGTCAGCTCCGAAGCCGAACAGACTCGGCGCTAATTCCCGGCGTTCTCGCCGGCAGCAGGCCGCCGCGCCTGGGCCGGTCAGGCGCTTTCCGGGCCGCTTCCTCAAAGGAGGCGGCTTTTTTGCTGTGGAGAGCGGCAGGCTCTATGGCCCCTGACTCTGTGTGGTCATATGTGGTCAGCTGCCGGGTGCGTAGGCCCGTGCCGTATGATGGGCGGATATGCCCCGCCGCACTTCCTCCCGCTCTGCCCGCCGTCCCCACCACCCGCCAGCCGGCAACCCCGCCGAATGGCCGCTGTACGAAGCCGAGGTGCTGCGCGGCCTGGAAGAGGTCGCCCGCACCGAGCTGGGCACGGTCCGTGGGCTGGACATTCTGTCGGTCGGCGACGAGGCGGTGCAGTTTCGCTACGCCGGCGACCTCTCGCGGCTGAGCCGCCTGCGCAGCGTCACGGCGGTGTACGCGGTGCGCCGCTGGGACGTGCCGCGCCCACGTGGGCTGCTGGGGCATCAGCAGCTGGGCGAGCTGACCGGCTGGCTGCGTGAGGTGGCGGCGCAGGGCGGGCATACCTCGCTGCGCCTGTCGGCAGCGGGCCGGGACACCGAAGTGATGGAGCGCCTGACCGCCGAAATCGCGGCGGGCCTGGGGTTGCCGCACCAGCCTGAAGACGGCGAACTGCGGTTGCGGCTGCGCCCGGCGGCAGACGGCAGCGGCTGGGAGGTGCTGGCCCGGCTGACGCCCCGGCCCCTATCGGCCCGTGACTGGCGGGTCTGCAACCGCGAGGGCGGCCTGAACGCGGCGGCGGCGTACGGCGCGTTGGCTCTGGCGGGGCTGCGGGCCAGCGACCGGATCTTCAACCCGATGTGCGGCAGCGGCACCCTGCTGGTCGAGCGGGCCCTGATGGGCCCCTACGAGGCAATGGTGGGCGTGGACATTGACCCGGAAGCAGTAGCCTGCGCCCGTGCCAACCTGCGCGCCGCCGGCCGCCGGGTAGAAGTGGCGCAGGTGGACGCCCTGAACACTGGCCTGCCGCCGCGCTCTTTTGACCTGATCGTGGCCGACCTGCCCTGGGGCGACGATATCGGCACCCACGGCGGCAACGCCGAGCTGTACCCTGCTTTTCTGCGCGAGATGCACCGGCTGTGTTCCAAGGGTGGCCGGCTGCTGGTCATCACTCACGAAATCCGGCTGTTCGAGCGGGTGCTGGCCGGGTCTCCCTGGCAGGGCCGTGAGCTGACGCAGATTTACAGCGGCGGGCATCACCCCAAGGTTTATCTGCTGACCCGCTAGCCTCTCTGCTTGCGCCAGGCCGCCCGGCCCCGTGCTGCCTGGGACAATTGGGATTGGGACAATTCAGGCCTGCCCTGCCGCCTAGACTGAGAGGCATGATGACTCGGCCCCGCACTGGTCAACCGCTCTTTTTCCGCGCCTCCTCCCGCCTGGGCGCGGCTCTGGTGCTGCTGCCCGCTCTGCTGGTGGCCTGCCAGTCGCCGGAGCAGCAAAATACGGCGGCCTCGGCCACAACAACCACGACGGCTACGACCACCACTTCGTCGGCAGAGACGGCTGCGCCGGCCGCTGACGATACGGCTTCCGGCACTCTGGCTTCGGGCAGCATGGCCTCGGGTGGCATGGCGATGGACCACAGCGCCCACGCGGGCCATGCGGCCAGCGGCGCCAGTACCAGTAGCGCCACTGCCAGCAGCGCCAGCACCGGCGACCTGCCGCTGGAAGTGCAGGCCGCCACGGTGAGGGCTGTGCCGCCCAGCATCGGTGACACCGCCGCCTACGTGACGCTGCACAACCCCACCGATCAGGACATCGTGCTGACCGGCGCAGCCAGCGACGCGGCCGAACACGTGATGCTGATGCAAACCATGACCTCCGATGCCAGCGGCACCAGCATGAGCGGCATGGTAGAAACGCCCCAGCTGACCGTGCCGGCCGGCGGCGAGCTGAAGATGGGCCCCGGCGGCGACCACGTGATGCTGATGGGCCTGAAAGAACCGCTAAAGGAAGGCAGCCGGCTGAACCTGACCTTGCAGACGCAGGACGGCCGCACCCTGGAGGTCAGCGCGGAGGTGCAGCGCCCATGACCCCGGCTCCGGCCTCCCGCCCACCCCAGAATTCGTCCCAGGCCCCGGCGGCGCGCCCCTGGCAACAGTCGGCGCTGCTGGCGCTGCTGGCCGTGGCGCTGGTGCTGGGGGTGGCCTGGGCGGTGGCCCGCTCGCAGAGCCCCTATCCTTTTTATGGCTCTGTGGTGAACAGCAGCGAACCGGCCTATATCTTTTCCGGCACTGACGGCAATGGTCGGCCCTGGACCCTGCAGCCGCAGGGCAAGCAGACCCTACTGTTTTTCGGGTTTACCTACTGCCCCGACATCTGCCCGCTGACCCTGAAATATCTGGACGCCCTACGTGACCGCATGACCCCCGAAGAGCGCCAGCAGGTGCAGGTGGTGTTCGTGTCGGTGGACCCGGACCGCGACACCCCCCAGCGCATTCGCGAGTACGTGGAGTATTTCGGGGAAGGCACCGGCGTGCGGGTTCCCGAGCCGGAGCTGAGCCGGGTCGCGCAGGCCTACGGCGTGGCTTACGGCAAGGTGCCGGTAGACGGCCCGCTGAAGTATCAGATCAACCACACCACCGCCACCTACCTGATCGATGCCAGCGGGTATACCCGCGTGATGTGGGACTACACCCAGCTGCCAGACGTGGACCGCATCCTGCGCGACGTGCGCTATGTGATGAACCACCCGCGTGAGCCGCAGGCGGGCGCGGCGGTGCCCTTGCCCTCGGGCC
This region of Deinococcus sp. Marseille-Q6407 genomic DNA includes:
- a CDS encoding polyprenyl synthetase family protein; this encodes MNQPSVSPRPAASAAAFAAGLPPAFEQRLREVLRSEVEFIELIGEDLVTAGGKRLRPLVTLLSAEALGGPHENPQSLALAVCVELLHSASLLHDDLIDDADTRRGKEAAFRRYGNVVSVMSGDFMLARLLMLLAELPGSPRLIRAFGEVASVICEGEVLQFQVAAYGNPSDEQYERIIYGKTAALLELAAAAPAMLLDAPAEQEAALRQYGRELGMAFQVRDDLLDLLGREEDLGKPVGSDLREGKATLPVLRLLDTPAAEEVRAILLRRADQSGDLPRVQALCREYGTDCQGWQEVTRRLELARSALLQLPATPARQELEALLDRLAPA
- a CDS encoding methyltransferase domain-containing protein; this encodes MPRRTSSRSARRPHHPPAGNPAEWPLYEAEVLRGLEEVARTELGTVRGLDILSVGDEAVQFRYAGDLSRLSRLRSVTAVYAVRRWDVPRPRGLLGHQQLGELTGWLREVAAQGGHTSLRLSAAGRDTEVMERLTAEIAAGLGLPHQPEDGELRLRLRPAADGSGWEVLARLTPRPLSARDWRVCNREGGLNAAAAYGALALAGLRASDRIFNPMCGSGTLLVERALMGPYEAMVGVDIDPEAVACARANLRAAGRRVEVAQVDALNTGLPPRSFDLIVADLPWGDDIGTHGGNAELYPAFLREMHRLCSKGGRLLVITHEIRLFERVLAGSPWQGRELTQIYSGGHHPKVYLLTR
- a CDS encoding copper chaperone PCu(A)C — its product is MMTRPRTGQPLFFRASSRLGAALVLLPALLVACQSPEQQNTAASATTTTTATTTTSSAETAAPAADDTASGTLASGSMASGGMAMDHSAHAGHAASGASTSSATASSASTGDLPLEVQAATVRAVPPSIGDTAAYVTLHNPTDQDIVLTGAASDAAEHVMLMQTMTSDASGTSMSGMVETPQLTVPAGGELKMGPGGDHVMLMGLKEPLKEGSRLNLTLQTQDGRTLEVSAEVQRP
- a CDS encoding SCO family protein; this translates as MTPAPASRPPQNSSQAPAARPWQQSALLALLAVALVLGVAWAVARSQSPYPFYGSVVNSSEPAYIFSGTDGNGRPWTLQPQGKQTLLFFGFTYCPDICPLTLKYLDALRDRMTPEERQQVQVVFVSVDPDRDTPQRIREYVEYFGEGTGVRVPEPELSRVAQAYGVAYGKVPVDGPLKYQINHTTATYLIDASGYTRVMWDYTQLPDVDRILRDVRYVMNHPREPQAGAAVPLPSGQALAAARLPLTQVVTP